AGCCCTCGGAGGAGTATTCAGTGAACGTTCTGGTGTAGTTAACATTGGATTAGAAGGTTTAATGGTAATGGGTGCATTTACTGGTATTGTTGCTTCCTTATACTTTGAAGGATTAGGTATGGGGAATGCATCACCATGGTTTGGTTTAATTATCGCAATTATTATTGGAGCAGTATTCTCATTATTCCATGCAGTTGCTTCAATTAGTTTCCGTGCTGACCAAGTAGTTAGTGGGGTTGCATTAAACTTTTTAGCTGTAGGTTTATCGGTATTCTTAGTTAGAAAGATTTTTGATAAAGGACAAACTGACGTTATAAAGTTTAGTATTTCAAAAATAGATTTACCTATATTGTCTGATATTCCTTTTATTGGACCTATATTCTTTACAAATATCGCGATTACATCTTATATCGCAATAATCTTAGCATTTGTAGTTTGGTACGTTGTTTACAAAACACCATTTGGATTACGCCTACGTTCAGTAGGAGAACACCCAATGGCTGCTGATACTATGGGGATAAATGTATCAAAAATGCGTTATATTGGTGTTCTACTTTCAGGTGCATTCGCAGGTCTTGGTGGAGCTGTTTACGCATTATCTAGTTCACTACAATTTAGTGGAACAACGATAGCCGGACAAGGATTTATTGCTTTAGCAGCGATGATCTTTGGTAAATGGAACCCAATTGGTGCTCTAGGAGCAGCATTATTCTTTGGACTTGCTCAATCTTTAGCAGTAAGTGGGGGAACATTACCATTATTGCAAGACATACCAAGTGTATATTTATCTATTGCGCCATACGTATTAACAATTGTAGCTTTAACAGGATTTATTGGACGTGCCGATGCTCCAAAAGCTATTGGTACACCTTATATAAAAGGAAAAAGATAAATGGAAAAGGCTCCTCAATTATGAGGAGTTTTTTTCATAGTAAAAAAACGGCGAGGTATACTAATCCTAACTAATAAAATATAGGTGGTTATTCATAATGGTTAGAATAATCAAACTCTTCATTTTAGTTTTGCTTCTCTTAAATGTAGTTACGCCACTTCAAGTAAAAGCAATGAAAAGTAATAAACTTGCTATCCATTATTTAGATGTTGGACAATCAGACTGTATTTTTATTGAAGTAATTGGTGGAAAAAATATGCTAATTGATGCTGGTAACAATCAATCAGGGCCTAAGATTATAGAATATTTGCAACGTCTCGGTATATCAAAGATCGATTTTGTAGTATCTACCCACCCTCATCATGATCATATAGGAGGATTAGATGAGGTTATAAAAAGTTTTAAAATTGGGAAATTTTATACAAGTAATGTAACTCATGATACAGCAAGCTTTTATGATGTTTTAAAAGCTGTAAAAAAGTATAAGTTATCAGTTCATAATGTAAAAAAACAGAAAAAGATAAAACTTGCTGCTGATATAAAGGTTGATTTAATTGGACCGTTGATTGACAGTTACGGAAGTATCAATGAGCAAAGTATTATTGTTTACTTAGTTCATAAAGAAAAATCATTTCTATTTATGGCGGACGCTGGAATTCCTGCTGAAAAAAAACTCCTAATTAAGAAGAAAAAATTAAAAGCAAATGTTTTAAAAGTTGGACATCATGGTGCAGATTCGGCGTCATCTAACACATTTATTAATAAAGTGAAGCCAGATATCGCAATAATTTCAGTAGGAAAGAATAATCAATATCACTATCCATCCCCTTCAGTACTTAATATACTTCAAAAGAACCATGTAAAAGTGTTAAGAACCGATAAACTTGGTACAATAACGGCTTTATCCAATGGGAAAAAAATAATATGGTTTACTAGTAAGTATGGATTCATTTACCCTAGATAAAATAAGTTTATTAATAATGAAATATTGTTAAAGGGCCATAATAAATATGAAAGGTGGTATTTACTATGGCAGAAAGTTTAAAAAATATTATGGCGCAAAATGTCGTTTCTATATCTTCTGAAGCAACAATCCAAGAGGCAGCTTCTTTAATGAGTCAACATAATGTAGGTTCAATTCCAGTCGTTGATGGTGGACAAATTAAAGGTATTATTACTGACAGAGATATAACGTTAAGAAGTACGTCGCAAGGGTTACCAGCGACAACATCTGTTTCACAAGTTATGTCATCTAACCTGGTAACTGGAACACCAGACATGGATATCCATGAAGCAGCTAATATAATGGCTCAGCAACAGATACGAAGACTGCCAGTCGTAGAAAATAATCAAATTGTTGGAATGGTTGCATTAGGAGACTTAGCAACAAAGAACATTTATCAAAATGAAGCTGGAGAAGCACTTTCAAGTATCTCAGTTCCTTCACGGACACAATAAGCAGTAAACATGACCGAAAGCATTCCATAATGGGATGCTTTTCTCATATATAAGTTCTTAATTTTTGAATTATAGGCACTAGTTATGTAACTATATACATATAGAAATCTATTGTGAAATGAAGAAGGAGTGTTTATGATGTCTAAAATAGATATCGGAAAATTTGAGAAAAAGATAGAAATCCGCAACATTACTCCTGAAGATATTGATGAAATTTTAGAGTTACAAAAAATATGTTTTCCAAACATGGATCCATGGGAAAGAAAGCATTTAGAAAGTCACATATCAATCTTCCCTGAAGGTCAATTTTGTGTGGAATATGATGGAGAAATTATCGGAACTAGTGCGAGTTTAATTATAAACTTTGATGAGTATGACGATCAGCATACATGGGATGAAATTTCGGATGAAGGATACATAACGAATCATAATCCTGATGGGTATAACTTATATGGAATTGAAGTAATGGTTCATCCTGAATTCCGCCGTATGAAAATTGGAAAGAGACTTTATGAAGCTAGAAAAGAACTAGCAGAAAAAATGAACTTAAAAAGTATTATTATTGGTGGGCGTATTCCTCATTATTATAAGTACGCTGGAGAAATGTCTCCGAAAGAATATGTTGAGGAAGTTTCTCGTCATAACATTTATGACCCAGTGTTAACTTTTCAGGTCATGAACGGTTTTACATTAATGAGAATTAATAAAGATTATCTTCCTGATGATAAAGCTTCAAAGAAATATGCGACATTAATGGAGTGGAATAACGTAAATTATCGTTCGACTTCAAAAAGACATTTTAGAACGTCATTTCCAGTCCGCATTTCTTCCATTCAATACATGATGAAAAAGATTAACTCATTTGATGAATTTGCGACACAATGTGAATACTTTGTAGATGTCGCTGCAGGCTATGGATCAGACTTTGCTGTTTTTCCGGAGATTTTCACAACACAATTATTATCGTTCTTAGACATAAAGAGCCCTAGTCAAGCCATTCGAAAACTAACGGAATATAC
This genomic interval from Lottiidibacillus patelloidae contains the following:
- a CDS encoding ABC transporter permease; translated protein: MDIIQLIISSTILYAAPLIFTALGGVFSERSGVVNIGLEGLMVMGAFTGIVASLYFEGLGMGNASPWFGLIIAIIIGAVFSLFHAVASISFRADQVVSGVALNFLAVGLSVFLVRKIFDKGQTDVIKFSISKIDLPILSDIPFIGPIFFTNIAITSYIAIILAFVVWYVVYKTPFGLRLRSVGEHPMAADTMGINVSKMRYIGVLLSGAFAGLGGAVYALSSSLQFSGTTIAGQGFIALAAMIFGKWNPIGALGAALFFGLAQSLAVSGGTLPLLQDIPSVYLSIAPYVLTIVALTGFIGRADAPKAIGTPYIKGKR
- a CDS encoding ComEC/Rec2 family competence protein; translated protein: MVRIIKLFILVLLLLNVVTPLQVKAMKSNKLAIHYLDVGQSDCIFIEVIGGKNMLIDAGNNQSGPKIIEYLQRLGISKIDFVVSTHPHHDHIGGLDEVIKSFKIGKFYTSNVTHDTASFYDVLKAVKKYKLSVHNVKKQKKIKLAADIKVDLIGPLIDSYGSINEQSIIVYLVHKEKSFLFMADAGIPAEKKLLIKKKKLKANVLKVGHHGADSASSNTFINKVKPDIAIISVGKNNQYHYPSPSVLNILQKNHVKVLRTDKLGTITALSNGKKIIWFTSKYGFIYPR
- a CDS encoding GNAT family N-acetyltransferase — encoded protein: MSKIDIGKFEKKIEIRNITPEDIDEILELQKICFPNMDPWERKHLESHISIFPEGQFCVEYDGEIIGTSASLIINFDEYDDQHTWDEISDEGYITNHNPDGYNLYGIEVMVHPEFRRMKIGKRLYEARKELAEKMNLKSIIIGGRIPHYYKYAGEMSPKEYVEEVSRHNIYDPVLTFQVMNGFTLMRINKDYLPDDKASKKYATLMEWNNVNYRSTSKRHFRTSFPVRISSIQYMMKKINSFDEFATQCEYFVDVAAGYGSDFAVFPEIFTTQLLSFLDIKSPSQAIRKLTEYTEDYIKLFTFLAVRYNVNIIGGSHFVEENNNIYNVSYLFRRDGTIEKQYKIHITPNEQIFWGITPGDEVRVFDTDCGKIAIQICYDIEFPELGRLAMEKGAKIIFTPFCTDDRQGYMRVRYCSQARAIENQVYTVISGTVGNLTHVANMDIQYAQSGIFTPSDFPFPKDGIVGECNPNIETIVVGDVDLEILRRARQSGTVKNVIDRRTDLYEIKYKKK
- a CDS encoding CBS domain-containing protein; this translates as MAESLKNIMAQNVVSISSEATIQEAASLMSQHNVGSIPVVDGGQIKGIITDRDITLRSTSQGLPATTSVSQVMSSNLVTGTPDMDIHEAANIMAQQQIRRLPVVENNQIVGMVALGDLATKNIYQNEAGEALSSISVPSRTQ